From Streptomyces sp. NBC_00683, one genomic window encodes:
- a CDS encoding DUF2752 domain-containing protein, translating into MDASASPAAPDPAPVPGTPGPPHTLPAAAGPVSAPAAPVSRLRRLATPVGAMAVVVGAFGYVATVDPNEPGHYPVCPMLRFTGVFCPGCGGLRSAHAVAHGDIAAALGSNALAVVGYAVFAVVWLLWMVRASRGEPLRIALAPAYWWGVGAVLLIFSVVRNLPFGSGLAP; encoded by the coding sequence GTGGACGCCTCAGCTTCTCCCGCCGCCCCGGACCCGGCCCCCGTACCCGGCACCCCCGGACCGCCGCACACCCTCCCTGCCGCGGCCGGACCCGTGTCCGCCCCTGCCGCGCCGGTGAGCCGGCTCAGGCGGCTCGCCACCCCGGTCGGTGCGATGGCCGTCGTCGTCGGTGCCTTCGGGTACGTGGCCACGGTCGATCCCAACGAACCCGGCCACTACCCGGTGTGCCCCATGCTCCGGTTCACCGGCGTGTTCTGCCCCGGCTGCGGCGGGCTGCGCAGCGCCCACGCCGTCGCCCACGGCGACATCGCCGCCGCCCTCGGCTCCAACGCCCTGGCCGTCGTCGGCTACGCCGTCTTCGCCGTGGTGTGGCTGCTCTGGATGGTCCGCGCAAGCCGGGGCGAGCCGCTGCGGATCGCCCTCGCCCCCGCCTACTGGTGGGGTGTCGGCGCGGTGCTGCTGATCTTCTCCGTCGTCCGGAATCTGCCGTTCGGGTCAGGCTTGGCGCCCTGA